Proteins from one Desulfonema limicola genomic window:
- a CDS encoding Rpn family recombination-promoting nuclease/putative transposase: MKLLNPKLDFVFKKLLAGDTGILTDLLNSVLKLPKTRRIGSVTVKNPIILPEEITQKYIVLDILATDKSGKNYEIEMQIRSYESYPKRALFYLSRIYAGQLDAGEDYEKLKPVIGIHFLDYEMFADTKDFYFRFAMRDVRYPELRLTEDMTLHIVELPKFERIRKTGQKKGGLGEWLHFFNHAHEEDKTMRTAYKNPAIHKAFDALENLSADETVRHLARVREDALRNERSELFYAEKRGEKRGEYIGKINLVQQLLKHPVTPKKVLTGKSLKDLGIILKQLEAELKKKV; encoded by the coding sequence ATGAAACTACTGAATCCCAAACTCGACTTTGTATTCAAAAAGCTGCTTGCAGGCGATACCGGAATTTTGACAGATCTGCTCAACTCGGTTCTGAAACTTCCGAAGACCAGACGCATAGGCTCTGTTACAGTTAAAAATCCAATAATTCTGCCGGAAGAAATCACGCAGAAATACATTGTTTTGGATATTCTGGCGACTGATAAATCCGGGAAAAATTATGAAATAGAAATGCAGATCCGCAGTTATGAGTCATATCCGAAACGGGCATTGTTTTATCTGAGCAGAATTTACGCAGGTCAGCTTGATGCAGGGGAAGATTATGAGAAACTGAAGCCGGTTATCGGTATCCACTTCCTTGATTATGAAATGTTTGCTGATACCAAAGATTTTTATTTCCGTTTTGCAATGAGAGATGTTCGTTATCCCGAACTCAGACTCACGGAAGATATGACATTGCATATTGTGGAACTTCCTAAGTTTGAAAGAATCAGAAAAACCGGACAGAAAAAAGGTGGGCTGGGCGAATGGCTTCACTTTTTCAATCATGCGCACGAGGAGGATAAAACCATGAGAACAGCTTATAAAAATCCCGCAATTCACAAGGCGTTTGATGCGCTTGAAAATCTCAGCGCTGACGAGACCGTCCGTCATCTGGCACGCGTGAGAGAGGATGCTCTCAGAAACGAGCGTTCCGAACTGTTTTATGCCGAGAAAAGAGGGGAGAAAAGAGGGGAATACATAGGTAAAATCAATCTTGTCCAGCAGCTGCTGAAACATCCGGTAACGCCTAAAAAAGTTCTTACCGGGAAAAGCCTGAAAGATCTGGGAATAATTCTGAAACAGCTTGAAGCGGAATTGAAAAAAAAAGTTTGA
- a CDS encoding Rpn family recombination-promoting nuclease/putative transposase, protein MKLLNPKLDFVFKKLLAGDTGILTDLLNSVLKLPKTRRIGSVTVKNPIILPEEITQKYIVLDILATDKSGKNYEIEMQIRSYESYPKRALFYLSRIYAGQLDAGEDYEKLKPVIGIHFLDYEMFADTKDFYFRFAMRDVRYPELRLTEDMTLHIVELPKFERIRKTGQKKGGLGEWLHFFNHAHEEDKTMRTAYKNPAIHKAFDALENLSADETVRHLARVREDALRNERSELFYAEKRGEKRGEKRGEKRGEKRGEKRGEYIGKINLVQQLLKHPVTPKKVLTGKSLKDLGIILKQLEAELKAGIVMQG, encoded by the coding sequence ATGAAACTACTGAATCCCAAACTCGACTTTGTATTCAAAAAGCTGCTTGCAGGCGATACCGGAATTTTGACAGATCTGCTCAACTCGGTTCTGAAACTTCCGAAGACCAGACGCATAGGCTCTGTTACAGTTAAAAATCCAATAATTCTGCCGGAAGAAATCACGCAGAAATACATTGTTTTGGATATTCTGGCGACTGATAAATCCGGGAAAAATTATGAGATAGAAATGCAGATCCGCAGTTATGAGTCATATCCGAAACGGGCATTGTTCTATCTGAGCAGAATTTACGCAGGTCAGCTTGATGCAGGGGAGGATTATGAGAAACTGAAGCCGGTTATCGGTATCCACTTCCTTGATTATGAAATGTTTGCTGATACCAAAGATTTTTATTTCCGTTTTGCAATGAGAGATGTTCGTTATCCCGAACTCAGACTCACGGAAGATATGACATTGCATATTGTGGAACTTCCTAAGTTTGAAAGAATCAGAAAAACCGGACAGAAAAAAGGTGGGCTGGGCGAATGGCTTCACTTTTTCAATCATGCGCACGAGGAGGATAAAACCATGAGAACAGCTTATAAAAATCCCGCAATTCACAAGGCGTTTGATGCGCTTGAAAATCTCAGCGCTGACGAGACCGTCCGTCATCTGGCACGCGTGAGAGAGGATGCTCTCAGAAACGAGCGTTCCGAACTGTTTTATGCCGAGAAAAGAGGGGAGAAAAGAGGGGAGAAAAGAGGGGAAAAAAGAGGGGAGAAAAGAGGGGAGAAAAGAGGGGAATACATAGGTAAAATCAATCTTGTCCAGCAGCTGCTGAAACATCCGGTAACGCCTAAAAAAGTTCTTACCGGGAAAAGCCTGAAAGATCTGGGAATAATTCTGAAACAGCTTGAAGCGGAACTGAAAGCCGGAATCGTGATGCAGGGATAA
- a CDS encoding Rpn family recombination-promoting nuclease/putative transposase, with the protein MKLLNPKLDFVFKKLLAGDTGILTDLLNSVLKLPKTRRIGSVTVKNPIILPEEITQKYIVLDILATDKSGKNYEIEMQIRSYESYPKRALFYLSRIYAGQLDAGEDYEKLKPVIGIHFLDYEMFADTKDFYFRFAMRDVRYPELRLTEDMTLHIVELPKFERIRKTGQKKGGLGEWLHFFNHAHEEDKTMRTAYKNPAIHKAFDALENLSADATVRHLARVREDALRNERSELFYAEKRGEKRGEKRGEKRGEYIGKINLVQQLLKHPVTPKKVLTGKSLKDLGIILKQLEAELKAGIVMQG; encoded by the coding sequence ATGAAACTACTGAATCCCAAACTCGACTTTGTATTCAAAAAGCTGCTTGCAGGCGATACCGGAATTTTGACAGATCTGCTCAACTCGGTTCTGAAACTTCCGAAGACCAGACGCATAGGCTCTGTTACAGTTAAAAATCCAATAATTCTGCCGGAAGAAATCACGCAGAAATACATTGTTTTGGATATTCTGGCGACTGATAAATCCGGGAAAAATTATGAGATAGAAATGCAGATCCGCAGTTATGAGTCATATCCGAAACGGGCATTGTTCTATCTGAGCAGAATTTACGCAGGTCAGCTTGATGCAGGGGAGGATTATGAGAAACTGAAGCCGGTTATCGGTATCCACTTCCTTGATTATGAAATGTTTGCTGATACCAAAGATTTTTATTTCCGTTTTGCAATGAGAGATGTTCGTTATCCCGAACTCAGACTCACGGAAGATATGACATTGCATATTGTGGAACTTCCCAAGTTTGAAAGAATCAGAAAAACCGGACAGAAAAAAGGTGGGCTGGGCGAATGGCTTCACTTTTTCAATCATGCGCACGAGGAGGATAAAACCATGAGAACAGCTTATAAAAATCCCGCAATTCACAAGGCGTTTGATGCGCTTGAAAATCTCAGCGCTGACGCGACCGTCCGTCATCTGGCACGCGTGAGAGAGGATGCTCTCAGAAACGAGCGTTCCGAACTGTTTTATGCCGAGAAAAGAGGGGAAAAAAGAGGGGAGAAAAGAGGGGAGAAAAGAGGGGAATACATAGGTAAAATCAATCTTGTCCAGCAGCTGCTGAAACATCCGGTAACGCCTAAAAAAGTTCTTACCGGGAAAAGCCTGAAAGATCTGGGAATAATTCTGAAACAGCTTGAAGCGGAACTGAAAGCCGGAATCGTGATGCAGGGATAA
- a CDS encoding response regulator, producing the protein MSDLQKKKILIVDDNNEIIQVLTEMLDFEDNYHLDIAKDGLKAFELACKNEPDLILLDIMMPGIDGMNVCKKLKSFSKTQDIPIILMTASINEDNIAKAFEAGAVDYIQKPFYRQELTARIRNQLKYRHTEQTLKKTLYDYKVLKEKAEKLYQAKSSYLSGMSHELRTPLNSILGYTQILKQDQYLNEKHIKALDAITHSSEHLLKMINGILDLSKIEAGKAELNLSDFNLIEVLKNIRNILEIRAYQKNINFRLEMCSRLPEIVTCDEKILSQILLNLLGNAIKFTEKGQVVFKVFCIHSKQNSSIIRFQIKDTGVGIAEEKIPDLFLPFHQVGSRASKQEGTGLGLAISQQLAKMMDSKIYLESTAGKGSIFWFDLEMPVKQSNTQIVKKNDEQGKIVGYTHTNQNFSSKLKLLIVDDTMINRILLRDMLKPLGFDIAETNSGHQALKIAPAFNPDMVLMDLVMPEMDGFETTKQIKRIPGMEHLIIIAVSAYVDNKSKKLSKDAGCHDFIEKPVHKDELLQKISTYLNIKWVYEKRNKDLQSDFEQQTIKPPSDNEIKKLYNMAQQGDILGIKKYAELMKEPGSEIKLFGEKLYYFAKNFLVDEIIQFISKYK; encoded by the coding sequence ATGTCTGATCTGCAAAAAAAGAAAATCTTGATAGTAGATGATAATAATGAAATCATCCAGGTCTTAACAGAAATGCTGGACTTTGAAGATAATTATCATTTAGATATTGCAAAAGACGGTCTTAAAGCCTTTGAACTTGCATGTAAAAATGAGCCTGACCTGATTTTGCTGGATATAATGATGCCTGGCATAGATGGGATGAATGTGTGCAAAAAATTAAAATCATTTTCAAAAACCCAGGATATTCCCATAATATTGATGACAGCCAGCATAAATGAAGATAATATCGCAAAAGCATTTGAAGCCGGGGCAGTTGATTATATTCAAAAACCATTTTACAGGCAGGAATTAACAGCAAGGATAAGAAATCAATTAAAATACAGGCACACAGAACAAACGCTCAAAAAAACCCTTTATGATTACAAGGTTCTTAAAGAAAAAGCTGAAAAACTATACCAGGCAAAGAGCAGCTACCTGTCAGGAATGAGTCATGAACTCCGCACCCCTCTTAACAGCATTTTAGGATATACCCAGATTCTCAAGCAGGACCAATATCTAAATGAAAAACATATAAAAGCCCTTGATGCTATTACCCACAGCAGCGAACACCTGCTTAAAATGATAAACGGTATCCTGGATCTTTCTAAAATAGAAGCTGGAAAAGCAGAGTTAAACCTGTCAGATTTTAATCTTATTGAAGTTTTAAAAAACATAAGAAACATTCTGGAAATAAGAGCCTATCAAAAAAACATAAACTTCAGGCTTGAGATGTGTTCCCGTCTGCCTGAAATAGTTACATGCGATGAAAAAATTTTAAGCCAGATTCTTCTTAATCTTCTTGGAAATGCTATTAAATTTACAGAAAAAGGACAGGTTGTATTCAAGGTTTTCTGTATTCACAGCAAACAAAATTCATCAATAATACGCTTTCAAATCAAAGACACAGGAGTCGGTATTGCTGAAGAAAAAATTCCAGACCTGTTTCTGCCTTTTCACCAGGTTGGCAGCAGGGCTTCTAAACAGGAAGGCACAGGGCTTGGCCTTGCCATAAGCCAGCAGCTTGCCAAGATGATGGATAGTAAAATATATTTAGAAAGCACTGCCGGAAAGGGAAGTATATTTTGGTTTGACCTGGAAATGCCTGTAAAACAATCAAATACCCAGATAGTAAAAAAGAATGACGAACAAGGAAAAATTGTGGGTTATACTCATACAAACCAGAATTTCAGCAGCAAGCTTAAATTATTAATAGTTGACGACACAATGATAAACCGGATTCTTTTAAGGGATATGCTGAAACCTTTAGGTTTTGATATTGCAGAAACAAACAGCGGGCATCAGGCTCTTAAAATAGCACCAGCATTTAACCCTGACATGGTTTTAATGGATCTGGTAATGCCTGAAATGGACGGCTTTGAAACAACAAAACAGATAAAAAGGATTCCAGGAATGGAACACCTTATAATTATTGCAGTTTCAGCATATGTGGATAATAAGTCAAAAAAATTAAGCAAAGATGCAGGATGTCATGATTTTATTGAAAAACCTGTTCATAAGGATGAACTGCTCCAAAAAATAAGTACATATCTAAATATTAAATGGGTTTATGAAAAAAGAAACAAGGACTTACAATCAGATTTTGAACAGCAAACTATTAAACCGCCTTCAGATAATGAAATTAAAAAACTCTATAATATGGCCCAGCAGGGTGATATTCTGGGTATAAAAAAATATGCTGAACTAATGAAAGAACCAGGCAGTGAAATTAAATTATTTGGAGAAAAATTATATTATTTTGCAAAAAATTTCCTTGTTGACGAAATAATTCAATTTATCAGTAAATACAAATAA
- a CDS encoding DUF4160 domain-containing protein translates to MPRIAFFFGISIYMYMDDHGTPHCHGVYGDYAGSFGIENGELISGEMPPKQKKKIKEFILSNKEDLMEKWDELTN, encoded by the coding sequence ATGCCCAGAATTGCGTTCTTTTTCGGAATTTCAATTTATATGTATATGGATGATCACGGCACACCCCATTGTCATGGGGTTTACGGAGATTATGCCGGTTCTTTTGGTATAGAAAATGGTGAACTGATTTCAGGCGAGATGCCTCCTAAACAGAAAAAAAAAATCAAAGAATTTATATTGTCAAATAAGGAAGATTTAATGGAGAAATGGGATGAACTCACAAATTAA
- a CDS encoding DUF2442 domain-containing protein, translated as MNSQINTPWKKAISAEAHKGYQLHVMMEDDEKLYLDLTPLITKREAFWRLKNFRYFSKVAIDPLGGLCWPGGEDISPSRIPHYAA; from the coding sequence ATGAACTCACAAATTAATACTCCATGGAAAAAAGCAATAAGCGCAGAGGCTCATAAAGGCTATCAGCTTCATGTTATGATGGAAGATGATGAAAAACTGTATTTGGATTTAACTCCGCTGATTACAAAGCGTGAAGCTTTCTGGCGTCTGAAAAATTTCCGTTATTTTAGTAAAGTTGCGATTGACCCTTTGGGAGGTTTATGCTGGCCCGGAGGTGAGGATATTTCTCCGTCCAGAATTCCTCATTATGCAGCCTGA
- a CDS encoding PAS domain-containing hybrid sensor histidine kinase/response regulator — MTNIFFLLLLIFWFSSLFFVLQKYRQVKKDLIKIKAGYNSLFENMSNGVTVFKAEDNGNIFIIKDINTSGEKIYKISKQDAVGKSLEKLFPYIKDFGLFEAIQRVNKTGNSEYHPDIQYENEKLVGWRRHFLYKLPSGEIVSIYSDDTQQKLTELALVDFESRYRTLFNNANDAILVHDSDNRILEINRIACELLGYEREELEQMMITDIIPPDQALDPQHIQKLQQTGSLVYETAYCRKDGEIIPVEISSRIIEYDLIPVVMTLARDIRERKQAENEKNELLNQLRQSHKMEAIGTLAGGIAHDFNNILQIIFGYTQLAMFEAGSETLKAYLSELSIASHRAKDLVEHILTFSRQGSYERQPLIVQPIIKETLKLIRATLPATIEIRQEIDSSCPSIMADPIQIHQMIMNLCTNAYHAMRNYGGILKVTLTQTEIMPEDTVFRYHLQPGRYLCLSIGDTGHGMDQSIIERVFDPYFTTKNKGEGTGLGLSVVHGIVKSMEGHISVYSETGQGTNFYIWLPLTETEKPVTSKVYDKSITGGSEHILLIDDESSIIKMEEKILKSLGYQITTRMSSLDACVLFEKHPDRFDLVITDMAMPNMSGADLAEQMIKIRPDIPIIMCTGFSEIVSEKKAKKIGIREYITKPVIMKDLAAVIRKTLDNSR, encoded by the coding sequence ATGACAAATATATTTTTTTTGCTTTTATTAATATTTTGGTTTTCAAGCCTTTTTTTTGTCCTGCAAAAATACAGACAGGTTAAAAAAGACTTAATAAAAATCAAGGCAGGATATAACTCATTGTTTGAAAACATGAGCAACGGGGTAACTGTTTTTAAAGCAGAAGATAACGGGAATATATTTATTATTAAAGATATTAATACCTCGGGAGAAAAAATTTACAAAATTTCAAAACAGGATGCTGTTGGCAAAAGCCTTGAAAAGCTTTTTCCTTATATAAAAGACTTTGGACTTTTTGAAGCCATACAAAGGGTAAATAAAACCGGAAACTCTGAATATCATCCTGATATCCAGTATGAAAATGAAAAACTGGTTGGATGGCGCAGGCATTTTCTATATAAACTTCCTTCAGGTGAAATTGTCTCTATTTACAGTGACGACACACAGCAGAAACTTACAGAACTTGCCCTGGTGGACTTTGAAAGCCGTTATAGAACATTATTTAATAATGCAAATGATGCCATCCTCGTTCATGATTCAGATAACAGGATTCTTGAAATAAACCGGATTGCATGTGAACTGCTGGGATATGAACGGGAAGAACTTGAGCAGATGATGATAACGGATATTATTCCTCCTGACCAGGCTTTAGACCCTCAGCATATCCAGAAACTGCAGCAAACAGGAAGCCTGGTATATGAAACAGCTTATTGCCGGAAAGACGGGGAGATCATCCCTGTTGAAATAAGCAGCCGTATTATTGAATATGATCTTATACCAGTAGTAATGACCCTTGCACGGGATATTCGTGAGCGGAAACAGGCAGAAAATGAAAAAAATGAACTTTTGAACCAGCTGCGCCAGTCCCATAAAATGGAAGCCATAGGCACCCTTGCCGGCGGGATAGCCCATGATTTTAACAATATTCTCCAGATAATATTTGGCTATACCCAGCTTGCCATGTTTGAAGCAGGCAGTGAAACCCTTAAAGCTTATCTCAGCGAACTAAGCATAGCCTCCCACAGGGCAAAGGATCTGGTTGAACATATTCTCACCTTCAGCCGCCAGGGAAGCTATGAAAGGCAGCCTTTAATAGTTCAGCCCATAATAAAGGAAACCTTGAAACTGATACGCGCAACCCTGCCTGCAACCATTGAAATCCGCCAGGAAATTGATTCATCTTGTCCAAGCATTATGGCAGACCCCATACAAATACATCAGATGATAATGAATCTTTGTACCAATGCTTATCATGCCATGAGAAATTATGGTGGAATTTTAAAGGTAACACTGACACAAACTGAAATCATGCCCGAGGACACTGTTTTCAGATATCACCTGCAGCCCGGGCGCTATCTATGCCTGAGTATTGGCGACACAGGTCACGGCATGGATCAATCTATAATTGAAAGAGTATTTGATCCTTATTTTACAACAAAGAACAAGGGTGAAGGCACAGGACTCGGACTCTCTGTTGTACATGGAATTGTAAAAAGCATGGAAGGCCATATATCTGTTTACAGTGAAACTGGACAGGGAACAAATTTTTATATATGGCTGCCTTTAACTGAAACCGAAAAACCTGTAACCAGTAAAGTATATGATAAATCTATTACAGGAGGCAGTGAGCATATTCTTCTGATAGATGATGAGTCATCTATTATCAAAATGGAAGAAAAAATATTAAAAAGCCTTGGATATCAGATAACAACCCGTATGAGCAGCCTTGATGCCTGTGTCTTATTTGAAAAACATCCTGACCGCTTTGATCTTGTTATTACCGATATGGCAATGCCCAATATGTCAGGTGCTGACCTGGCTGAACAAATGATTAAAATAAGACCTGATATTCCCATAATCATGTGTACAGGTTTCAGTGAAATTGTTTCTGAAAAAAAAGCTAAAAAGATTGGCATCCGAGAATATATAACCAAACCTGTTATAATGAAAGATTTGGCCGCAGTTATAAGAAAGACTTTAGATAATTCCAGATAA
- a CDS encoding CARDB domain-containing protein — MWHENIGWIRLGAYNGGGSHTYSNALAGDYGVNNNAGILSGYAWSENIGWIHFKNDMAPAYKVMMTVSSGGTASAYIHYLFDINDTEGGKYIPLTAFIKNSGTEIFPETVKVEFYIDGPTDYGLVGEAYAAGVKPNYSHNCYLSWQVPASAPGGIYTCTAQVMDGTEPISEFSAPKTFTVTSIAAYTAEVLRMYPCSVPAGTPAVLKVLVRNKDTAALTGTVKFYVDSTEAGTAAITNLAAGRYLWYTFSWDTAGKTGSHTYNAQVFNASDAAISKVSSSTGITVY; from the coding sequence GTGTGGCACGAAAATATCGGATGGATACGACTGGGCGCATATAACGGAGGCGGAAGCCATACCTATTCCAATGCTTTGGCAGGTGACTACGGGGTGAACAACAATGCGGGCATTCTTTCCGGTTATGCCTGGAGCGAAAATATTGGATGGATTCATTTTAAAAATGACATGGCTCCGGCATATAAGGTAATGATGACAGTGAGTTCAGGCGGCACGGCATCGGCATATATTCACTACCTGTTCGACATCAACGACACCGAAGGCGGGAAATACATCCCGCTGACCGCATTTATCAAAAATTCCGGCACGGAAATTTTTCCGGAAACCGTGAAAGTGGAATTTTATATTGACGGTCCCACAGATTACGGACTGGTGGGAGAAGCCTATGCTGCCGGGGTAAAACCCAATTATTCCCATAACTGCTATTTATCCTGGCAGGTTCCCGCATCTGCTCCGGGCGGAATTTATACCTGCACGGCTCAAGTCATGGACGGAACAGAACCGATCTCTGAGTTCTCCGCTCCCAAAACCTTTACCGTAACATCCATTGCGGCATACACAGCCGAGGTTTTAAGGATGTATCCCTGCTCGGTTCCGGCCGGAACTCCCGCAGTCTTGAAGGTGCTGGTGAGAAACAAAGACACTGCTGCTTTGACCGGCACTGTCAAATTTTATGTTGACAGTACAGAAGCCGGAACCGCAGCAATAACAAACCTGGCAGCAGGAAGATACCTCTGGTACACCTTTTCATGGGATACCGCCGGCAAAACCGGTTCACATACATATAATGCCCAGGTATTTAACGCAAGCGATGCAGCAATATCCAAGGTGAGCAGCAGCACGGGAATAACAGTATATTAA
- a CDS encoding AAA family ATPase: MKFPYGICDFREITMKNYFYCDRTDKIPLIEKGKYLLFLRPRRFGKSLLLSMLANYYDLAKKHEFEAMFKNLKIGKNPTKLRNSFFILRWDFSCVDSSGSVDDIRKALHDHINSCIDDFIMYYEDYIERKIKVDYKNAVNSIRSLISVIRKTSNPIYLLIDEYDNFANKVMMGIRREKHELYEALVHEEGPLRTLFKAVKASASESLFDRIFITGVSPVVMSDITSGYNIAENIYLRYQFNDICGFTDNEIEDALKSIAGECDLSKNKVAEALELMKTYYNGYKFSLDSDTFVYNPTLSTYFLKYFYEDCKYPRQMLDGNLATDEAKLEYISQAVSGRQLLLDLLRKDRKTIVSELTDRFGIKQMLTDKSKDHKFMTAFLYYFGVLTMKEETSEGKISLKIPNLVIRGLYAEQICEMLLPEPVERDEGKFAAEKLYQKGEMQPLCDFIEQHYFKVFSNRDYKWANELTVKTAFLTLLYNDILYIMDTETELDRRYADLTMIIRPDMRKFTILDILVEFKFVTLKDAKLSGEQAKKLTKNELQNLPLMQAQMEDAQIQVKDYGDVLDKRHGNLRLRKYAVVSLGFERLWWEEVMSNRGL; this comes from the coding sequence ATGAAATTCCCATACGGCATATGTGATTTCAGGGAAATCACCATGAAAAATTATTTTTACTGCGACCGGACAGACAAAATCCCTTTGATTGAAAAAGGGAAATATTTATTGTTCCTGCGCCCCCGGCGCTTTGGCAAAAGCCTTCTGCTTTCCATGCTGGCAAATTATTATGATCTTGCAAAAAAACATGAGTTTGAAGCCATGTTCAAGAATTTAAAAATTGGGAAAAATCCAACAAAACTGCGAAACAGCTTTTTTATTCTTAGATGGGATTTTTCATGTGTTGATTCATCAGGCAGTGTGGATGATATTAGAAAAGCTCTGCACGATCATATTAATTCATGTATAGATGATTTTATAATGTACTATGAAGATTATATTGAGCGTAAAATTAAGGTGGATTATAAAAATGCTGTCAATTCCATCCGTTCTTTAATATCTGTTATACGTAAAACATCAAATCCCATCTATCTCCTCATAGACGAATACGACAATTTTGCAAATAAGGTCATGATGGGCATCCGCAGGGAAAAACATGAGTTATATGAAGCCCTGGTTCATGAAGAAGGGCCTTTAAGAACATTATTCAAAGCTGTAAAAGCATCAGCTTCGGAATCCCTGTTTGACAGGATATTTATTACTGGTGTTTCCCCTGTGGTTATGAGCGATATTACCAGCGGATACAATATTGCAGAAAATATCTATCTCAGGTATCAGTTTAATGACATATGCGGTTTTACAGATAATGAAATTGAAGATGCGCTTAAATCAATTGCAGGAGAGTGTGATCTTTCAAAAAATAAAGTTGCAGAAGCACTGGAACTTATGAAAACTTACTATAATGGATACAAATTTTCACTAGACAGTGATACATTTGTATATAATCCTACATTATCCACATATTTTCTTAAATATTTTTATGAAGACTGCAAATATCCTCGCCAGATGCTGGATGGCAATCTTGCAACTGATGAAGCAAAACTTGAATATATTTCACAGGCAGTTTCAGGCAGACAATTGCTTTTAGACCTGCTGCGTAAGGACAGAAAAACTATTGTATCTGAATTAACAGACCGTTTTGGTATAAAGCAGATGCTTACGGACAAAAGCAAAGATCATAAATTTATGACTGCTTTTTTATATTATTTCGGTGTCCTGACCATGAAAGAAGAAACATCAGAAGGAAAAATTTCTCTGAAAATTCCAAATCTTGTGATCCGGGGACTTTATGCTGAACAGATATGTGAAATGCTGCTGCCTGAACCAGTGGAAAGGGATGAAGGTAAATTTGCTGCTGAGAAATTATATCAAAAAGGTGAAATGCAGCCTTTATGCGATTTTATTGAGCAGCATTATTTCAAAGTTTTCAGCAACAGGGATTATAAATGGGCAAATGAACTGACAGTTAAAACCGCATTTCTGACCCTTCTTTACAATGATATTTTGTACATCATGGATACGGAAACGGAACTTGACCGGCGGTATGCAGATTTAACCATGATAATCCGGCCTGACATGCGTAAATTTACAATTTTAGATATTCTTGTGGAATTTAAATTTGTGACTTTAAAAGATGCAAAATTAAGCGGGGAACAGGCAAAAAAACTGACAAAAAACGAACTTCAAAACCTGCCTCTTATGCAGGCTCAAATGGAAGATGCACAAATACAGGTTAAGGATTACGGGGATGTGCTTGATAAAAGGCACGGCAATCTGAGGCTGAGAAAATATGCTGTGGTTTCCCTGGGGTTTGAGAGGCTGTGGTGGGAGGAAGTGATGTCAAATAGAGGATTATAA
- a CDS encoding Rpn family recombination-promoting nuclease/putative transposase — protein sequence MKLLNPKLDFVFKKLLAGDTGILTDLLNSVLKLPKTRRIGSVTVKNPIILPEEITQKYIVLDILATDKSGKNYEIEMQIRSYESYPKRALFYLSRIYAGQLDAGEDYEKLKPVIGIHFLDYEMFADTKDFYFRFAMRDVRYPELRLTEDMTLHIVELPKFERIRKTGQKKGGLGEWLHFFNHAHEEDKTMRTAYKNPAIHKAFDALENLSADETVRHLARVREDALRNERSELFYAEKRGEKRGEKRGEYIGKINLVQQLLKHPVTPKKVLTGKSLKDLGIILKQLEAELKAGIVMQG from the coding sequence ATGAAACTACTGAATCCCAAACTCGACTTTGTATTCAAAAAGCTGCTTGCAGGCGATACCGGAATTTTGACAGATCTGCTCAACTCGGTTCTGAAACTTCCGAAGACCAGACGCATAGGCTCTGTTACAGTTAAAAATCCAATAATTCTGCCGGAAGAAATCACGCAGAAATACATTGTTTTGGATATTCTGGCGACTGATAAATCCGGGAAAAATTATGAGATAGAAATGCAGATCCGCAGTTATGAGTCATATCCGAAACGGGCATTGTTCTATCTGAGCAGAATTTACGCAGGTCAGCTTGATGCAGGGGAGGATTATGAGAAACTGAAGCCGGTTATCGGTATCCACTTCCTTGATTATGAAATGTTTGCTGATACCAAAGATTTTTATTTCCGTTTTGCAATGAGAGATGTTCGTTATCCCGAACTCAGACTCACGGAAGATATGACATTGCATATTGTGGAACTTCCTAAGTTTGAAAGAATCAGAAAAACCGGACAGAAAAAAGGTGGGCTGGGCGAATGGCTTCACTTTTTCAATCATGCGCACGAGGAGGATAAAACCATGAGAACAGCTTATAAAAATCCCGCAATTCACAAGGCGTTTGATGCGCTTGAAAATCTCAGCGCTGACGAGACCGTCCGTCATCTGGCACGCGTGAGAGAGGATGCTCTCAGAAACGAGCGTTCCGAACTGTTTTATGCCGAGAAAAGAGGGGAGAAAAGAGGGGAAAAAAGAGGGGAATACATAGGTAAAATCAATCTTGTCCAGCAGCTGCTGAAACATCCGGTAACGCCTAAAAAAGTTCTTACCGGGAAAAGCCTGAAAGATCTGGGAATAATTCTGAAACAGCTTGAAGCGGAACTGAAAGCCGGAATCGTAATGCAGGGATAA